One segment of Tissierellales bacterium DNA contains the following:
- the deoD gene encoding purine-nucleoside phosphorylase: MSTHINAKMGDIAETVLLPGDPLRAKYIAETFLDNPVCYNEVRGMYGFTGTYNGIKVSIQGTGMGIPSMSIYVEELIQFYGVKNVIRIGSCGSIQKDIKIRDVIVAMSASTDSSINKLRFDGRDFAPTANSDLFMKAMNNAINKNLAVKAGNVLTHDLFYQDDPNEWKRWADFGVLAVEMETAGLYTLGAKHGVNALSILTVSDSLITHEETSSEEREKTFNDMVELALSLA, encoded by the coding sequence ATGAGTACACATATTAACGCTAAAATGGGTGATATCGCCGAAACAGTACTGCTTCCTGGAGATCCTTTGCGTGCAAAATATATTGCAGAAACATTTTTAGATAACCCTGTATGTTACAATGAGGTAAGGGGTATGTATGGATTTACAGGTACTTACAATGGAATAAAAGTTTCAATACAAGGTACTGGTATGGGTATACCATCTATGTCTATTTACGTAGAAGAATTAATTCAATTCTATGGAGTTAAAAATGTAATTAGAATAGGTTCTTGTGGTTCAATACAAAAAGATATAAAAATAAGAGATGTCATAGTAGCTATGAGTGCATCTACTGATTCTAGTATAAATAAATTAAGATTTGATGGAAGAGACTTTGCTCCAACTGCTAATTCAGATTTATTTATGAAAGCAATGAACAATGCTATCAATAAAAATCTAGCTGTAAAAGCTGGAAACGTTTTAACTCATGACTTATTCTACCAAGATGATCCTAACGAATGGAAACGCTGGGCTGATTTTGGTGTATTAGCTGTAGAAATGGAAACAGCTGGTCTTTATACTTTAGGTGCTAAGCATGGTGTCAATGCACTTTCAATATTAACTGTAAGTGATAGTTTAATAACTCATGAAGAGACTAGTTCCGAAGAAAGAGAAAAAACATTTAACGATATGGTTGAGTTAGCTCTAAGTCTTGCATAA
- the trmB gene encoding tRNA (guanosine(46)-N7)-methyltransferase TrmB: MRLRHVGSSHDMMREHPLVIKELAEYEKDITRIFGNDKPVHVEFGSGYGGYFSSMAKKHKENNYLAFEWNSKVIVRGMKLLDDEIEELDNFRFVHSDAGKAIDLFEQHSLDRIYLNFSDPWPKKKHAKRRLTYHTFLRKYEKLLKEGGELHFKTDNDDLFQFSLEELQYNGWNMKLVTRDLHSSEFSKDNIMTEYEKKFSERGKNINKLIATK; this comes from the coding sequence ATGAGACTTAGACATGTGGGTTCATCTCATGATATGATGAGGGAACATCCTTTAGTTATAAAGGAATTAGCAGAGTATGAAAAAGATATTACAAGAATATTTGGAAATGATAAGCCAGTACATGTAGAATTTGGTTCAGGTTACGGTGGATATTTTTCTTCAATGGCTAAGAAGCATAAAGAAAATAATTATTTGGCATTTGAGTGGAATTCTAAAGTTATAGTTAGAGGTATGAAATTATTAGATGACGAGATTGAAGAGCTAGATAATTTTAGATTTGTGCATTCAGATGCAGGAAAGGCAATAGATTTATTTGAGCAGCATAGTTTAGACAGAATTTATTTGAATTTTTCTGATCCATGGCCAAAGAAAAAACATGCAAAGCGAAGGCTTACTTATCATACTTTTTTGCGAAAATATGAGAAACTTTTAAAAGAAGGAGGAGAACTTCATTTTAAAACGGATAATGATGATTTGTTTCAATTTTCACTAGAAGAGTTGCAATATAATGGCTGGAATATGAAACTTGTTACTCGCGATTTACATTCTAGTGAGTTTAGCAAAGATAATATCATGACTGAATATGAAAAGAAGTTTTCTGAAAGAGGGAAAAATATAAACAAACTAATTGCGACAAAATAG
- a CDS encoding 2-hydroxyacyl-CoA dehydratase — protein MNYNIGMDIGSTTVKIVVLDDYGKVVFQKYERHYSDIQKAVADLFSDVRELLEDSNMKIMITGSAGIGVAERLNAEFVQEVVASTRAVEILIPETDVAIELGGEDAKITYFETSLEQRMNGTCAGGTGAFIDQMASLLKTDAMGLNELAKKSTTIYSIASRCGVFAKTDIQPLLNDGAKKEDLAASIFQAVVNQTISGLACGKPIRGRVAFLGGPLHFLSELRYRFIDTLELSDDEIIFPEHAQYFVALGAANIAREEGSNLESKLFYDKLPNLFKKTNREAKNLEALFKNDEEYNEFSHRHRKAKIKRGSLENYEGKAFLGIDAGSTTTKLALINEDNELLYDYYGSNEGNPLKTIVSALKDLYRKIDSKTQIVASAVTGYGEHLIKAALKVDFGEVETVSHYKAAKYFEPNVDFIIDIGGQDMKSLKIRSGIIDSIMLNEACSSGCGSFIETFAKSLKIDIEKFASMGVKAKSPVDLGSRCTVFMNSRVKQAQKEGANVNDISAGIAMSVIKNALYKVIRIRDPKELGKHIVVQGGTFYNDAVLRSFEKITRREVVRPDIAGLMGAFGAAIIAKERAKLSKSSLLDSRQLESFTVNTEMKRCGLCGNNCLLTINNFSDGSNYITGNRCERGLGIEKIKSKEIPNLYKYKNDRLFNYYKPLSKDAARRGEIGMPRVLNMYEDYPFWFSFFTELGFRVILSSRSSKKIYENGMESIPSESVCYPAKLAHGHLENLIERGINTIWYPCIPYNHIEDSNAGNHYNCPIVSSYPETLKANMENLDESIKFYKDFLPIFDKKILKKRLMDVLSEYNIGSKEMDAALESAYDEYDRYKQDIKHEGEKALEFIKNNKMKGIVLAGRPYHVDPEINHGISELITSFDVAVLSEDSIAHLGSIERPIRVVDQWTYHTRLYSAAEYVSRQKEIELIQLNSFGCGLDAVTIDQVQDLLEKYDKIYTVVKIDEISNLGAVKIRLRSLLAAMNERDEKGFEPKKIYENTERKLFTADMKQRHTILVPQMSPIHFQFLKPGFDIGGYKVEILPAVDKEAIETGLKYVNNDACYPSIIVAGQMMQALQSGKYDLENTSLVISQTGGGCRATNYIAFIRKALKDAGLEHIPVISINAIGLEPNPGFNLTYKMIRNMLMGTLYGDLLMRLLYKVRPYEKVKDSTNELYQYWVDKCLDHLERGGKWSEYVKNVYDMVADFDKLEVTEFESKPKVGVVGEILVKYHPTANNDIVDVLESEGAEVVVPDLIDFVLYTAYSSHVNYELLGGSFKGMMTAELLIRFIERYRKPLRSALKNSKRFEMPHYIKYMAQKATKYLSTGNKMGEGWFLTAEMIELIESGVENIACIQPFACLPNHVTGKGMIKCLKKAYPNSNIAPIDYDPGASEVNQLNRLKLMMSTAHKMNKRNQIAMGAQNEEVLGKNVAEDGKQRARFNY, from the coding sequence ATGAACTACAATATAGGAATGGATATAGGTTCTACAACTGTAAAAATAGTTGTGCTTGATGATTATGGTAAAGTTGTTTTTCAAAAATATGAAAGGCATTATTCAGACATACAAAAAGCGGTTGCGGATTTGTTTTCAGATGTTAGAGAGCTACTAGAAGACTCTAATATGAAAATAATGATAACGGGATCGGCTGGAATTGGTGTAGCAGAGAGGTTGAATGCAGAGTTTGTTCAGGAAGTAGTTGCAAGTACTAGAGCAGTAGAAATCTTGATACCAGAAACAGATGTTGCTATAGAGCTAGGAGGAGAAGATGCTAAGATTACTTATTTCGAGACTAGTTTAGAGCAGAGAATGAATGGAACCTGTGCGGGTGGTACAGGGGCATTTATAGATCAAATGGCTAGTTTACTTAAAACTGATGCCATGGGACTTAATGAACTTGCTAAAAAAAGTACAACGATATATTCGATAGCTTCAAGATGTGGAGTTTTTGCAAAGACAGATATACAGCCATTATTAAATGATGGAGCGAAGAAAGAGGATTTAGCAGCATCTATATTCCAAGCTGTAGTAAATCAGACGATTAGTGGTCTTGCTTGTGGAAAACCAATAAGAGGCAGAGTGGCATTTTTAGGAGGACCACTTCATTTTCTAAGTGAATTAAGATATAGATTTATAGATACATTGGAATTAAGTGATGATGAAATTATTTTCCCAGAGCATGCACAGTATTTTGTGGCATTAGGGGCTGCGAATATAGCTAGAGAAGAGGGCTCAAATTTAGAGTCTAAATTATTTTATGACAAACTGCCAAATTTATTTAAGAAGACGAATAGAGAGGCAAAAAACCTTGAAGCATTATTCAAGAATGATGAGGAATATAATGAATTTTCTCATAGACATAGAAAAGCTAAAATAAAAAGGGGTAGTTTGGAAAACTATGAAGGTAAGGCGTTTTTGGGAATTGATGCTGGAAGTACTACTACCAAATTAGCTCTCATAAATGAAGATAATGAGCTACTGTATGATTACTATGGAAGTAATGAAGGAAATCCACTGAAAACCATAGTATCAGCACTTAAGGATTTATATAGAAAAATAGATTCTAAAACACAAATAGTTGCTTCAGCTGTAACTGGATATGGAGAACATCTCATAAAAGCAGCGCTCAAAGTAGATTTTGGAGAAGTAGAGACAGTATCTCACTACAAAGCTGCTAAGTATTTTGAGCCAAATGTTGATTTTATTATTGACATAGGTGGGCAAGACATGAAGAGTTTGAAAATAAGAAGTGGAATAATAGATTCTATAATGTTAAATGAAGCTTGTTCTTCGGGCTGTGGATCTTTTATAGAGACATTTGCAAAATCACTCAAAATAGATATAGAAAAGTTTGCATCAATGGGTGTAAAAGCTAAATCACCGGTAGATTTAGGATCACGATGCACTGTATTTATGAATTCTAGAGTGAAGCAGGCGCAAAAAGAAGGAGCTAATGTAAATGATATATCGGCGGGGATAGCTATGTCGGTTATTAAGAATGCGCTCTATAAAGTAATAAGGATAAGAGACCCAAAAGAACTTGGCAAGCATATAGTAGTACAAGGCGGGACATTTTACAATGATGCTGTACTTAGAAGTTTTGAGAAAATTACTCGTAGAGAAGTTGTAAGACCGGATATTGCTGGGCTTATGGGTGCTTTTGGAGCTGCAATTATTGCAAAAGAGAGGGCTAAATTATCAAAATCTAGTTTGCTTGATTCGAGACAGTTAGAAAGTTTCACGGTTAACACAGAGATGAAACGCTGTGGACTTTGTGGAAACAATTGTCTGTTGACTATAAATAATTTCTCTGATGGGAGTAATTATATAACAGGAAATCGCTGTGAGAGAGGACTTGGAATAGAAAAGATAAAAAGTAAAGAAATTCCAAATTTATACAAATACAAGAATGATAGATTGTTTAACTACTATAAACCACTATCTAAGGATGCTGCTCGAAGAGGCGAAATTGGGATGCCTAGGGTACTAAATATGTATGAGGATTATCCTTTCTGGTTTTCTTTCTTTACAGAACTTGGATTTAGAGTGATTTTATCGTCTAGATCTAGTAAGAAAATTTATGAGAATGGCATGGAATCCATACCATCAGAATCAGTATGCTATCCAGCAAAACTAGCACATGGGCATTTGGAAAATCTTATAGAAAGAGGAATTAATACTATATGGTATCCTTGTATACCATACAATCATATAGAGGATAGTAATGCAGGTAACCACTACAATTGTCCTATAGTATCGTCATATCCAGAGACACTAAAAGCAAATATGGAAAACCTAGATGAAAGCATTAAATTTTATAAAGATTTTTTACCGATATTTGATAAAAAAATACTTAAAAAAAGATTGATGGACGTATTATCAGAGTATAATATTGGCTCAAAAGAAATGGATGCTGCATTGGAAAGTGCATATGACGAATACGATAGGTATAAACAAGATATAAAGCATGAAGGGGAAAAAGCGTTAGAGTTTATAAAAAATAATAAAATGAAGGGAATAGTTCTAGCTGGTAGACCATACCACGTTGACCCGGAGATAAATCATGGTATTTCAGAACTAATAACTTCTTTTGATGTAGCAGTTCTCTCTGAAGATTCAATAGCACACTTAGGAAGTATAGAAAGGCCGATTAGAGTGGTTGATCAATGGACGTATCATACTAGATTGTATTCGGCAGCTGAGTATGTTTCAAGGCAAAAAGAAATAGAACTTATTCAGCTAAATTCTTTTGGATGTGGATTAGATGCAGTTACAATAGATCAAGTACAAGATTTATTGGAGAAGTATGATAAGATTTATACAGTAGTAAAGATAGATGAAATTAGTAATTTAGGAGCGGTCAAGATAAGACTTAGGTCACTTCTTGCAGCCATGAATGAAAGAGATGAAAAAGGTTTTGAACCCAAAAAAATATATGAAAACACTGAAAGAAAATTATTTACAGCTGATATGAAACAAAGACACACTATATTGGTACCTCAAATGTCTCCGATACATTTTCAATTTTTAAAACCAGGCTTTGATATTGGAGGATATAAAGTAGAAATACTTCCAGCGGTTGATAAAGAGGCTATAGAAACTGGCTTAAAGTATGTAAACAACGATGCTTGTTATCCATCGATAATAGTTGCAGGTCAAATGATGCAGGCTCTTCAATCGGGTAAGTATGATTTGGAAAATACGTCACTAGTTATAAGTCAGACTGGTGGTGGATGCCGTGCTACAAATTATATAGCATTTATAAGGAAAGCATTGAAAGATGCAGGGTTAGAACATATACCAGTAATATCTATAAATGCAATTGGACTAGAACCAAATCCAGGATTTAATCTTACGTACAAAATGATTAGAAATATGCTTATGGGAACATTATATGGTGATTTGCTTATGAGATTATTGTATAAAGTCAGACCTTATGAGAAGGTAAAAGACAGCACAAATGAGCTTTATCAGTACTGGGTAGATAAGTGCCTAGATCATTTAGAGCGTGGAGGTAAATGGAGTGAGTATGTTAAAAATGTTTATGATATGGTCGCAGACTTTGACAAATTAGAAGTAACTGAGTTTGAAAGTAAACCTAAAGTTGGAGTAGTTGGAGAGATTTTGGTTAAATATCATCCAACAGCTAATAATGACATAGTAGATGTTTTAGAATCAGAAGGAGCAGAAGTAGTGGTACCGGATTTAATAGATTTTGTATTATACACAGCCTATAGCAGTCATGTTAACTATGAACTTTTAGGGGGAAGCTTTAAGGGAATGATGACGGCAGAGCTGTTAATTAGATTTATTGAAAGGTATAGAAAGCCTCTTAGAAGTGCTCTTAAAAACAGTAAGAGATTTGAAATGCCACATTATATAAAATATATGGCTCAAAAAGCCACTAAATATTTGTCAACAGGTAACAAAATGGGAGAGGGATGGTTTTTAACAGCGGAAATGATAGAGCTGATTGAGTCGGGGGTAGAAAATATAGCTTGTATTCAGCCGTTTGCGTGTTTACCAAATCATGTGACAGGAAAAGGTATGATAAAGTGTTTAAAGAAAGCATATCCAAATTCTAATATTGCTCCTATTGACTATGATCCGGGAGCAAGTGAGGTTAATCAGCTAAATAGACTGAAATTGATGATGTCAACAGCTCATAAAATGAATAAAAGAAATCAAATTGCAATGGGGGCGCAAAATGAAGAAGTTTTGGGAAAAAATGTGGCAGAGGATGGAAAGCAAAGAGCTAGATTCAATTATTAG
- a CDS encoding DNA polymerase IV — MGRYRRILHVDLDAFFASVEQNENPLLKGKPVIIGGQSDRGVVATCSYEARLFGVHSAMPMYKAKELCKDAICLNGNHKLYSDYSRRVFKILSRYAKSMEKVSIDEAYLELDENAESSILIAKKIKEDVFENTGLTLSIGISYNKFLAKLASEWNKPNGTFMITPDMIPELLFPMKISKIHGLGKKTAEKLYKMNIGVVEDLYKLSKREIIFILGENYGLEIYNKIRGIDCRKIKTKYERKSIGVERTLRENLSDRNKIWSKLEECTIEVEEILKKKNLSAKTITIKYKYEDFENQTRSRTLPCGLAEEKEILNAVKRIFEQINFEKRVRLLGVSVSNLEDLGIRQLSFVDFE; from the coding sequence ATGGGAAGATACAGAAGGATATTGCATGTTGATTTAGATGCTTTTTTTGCATCTGTTGAACAGAATGAAAATCCACTATTGAAGGGGAAACCTGTTATAATTGGTGGTCAGTCTGACAGAGGCGTCGTAGCTACATGTAGCTATGAAGCTAGATTATTCGGTGTACATTCAGCGATGCCAATGTATAAGGCTAAAGAATTGTGCAAAGATGCAATATGCTTGAACGGAAATCACAAATTATATAGCGATTATTCGAGAAGGGTATTTAAAATATTAAGCAGATATGCAAAATCAATGGAAAAAGTGTCTATAGATGAAGCTTACCTAGAATTAGATGAAAATGCTGAGTCATCAATACTAATTGCTAAAAAGATAAAAGAAGATGTGTTTGAGAATACCGGTTTGACACTCTCGATAGGGATTTCATACAATAAATTTTTAGCTAAATTGGCATCAGAATGGAATAAACCAAATGGAACATTTATGATAACACCTGATATGATTCCTGAATTACTATTTCCAATGAAAATATCTAAAATACATGGCTTAGGAAAAAAGACTGCTGAGAAATTATATAAAATGAACATTGGGGTAGTTGAAGACTTGTATAAGTTGTCTAAAAGGGAAATAATATTTATATTAGGAGAAAATTATGGTTTGGAAATTTATAATAAAATTAGAGGAATTGATTGTAGGAAAATAAAAACAAAGTATGAGAGAAAGTCAATTGGTGTAGAGCGTACACTCAGAGAAAATTTATCGGATAGAAATAAAATATGGTCAAAACTAGAAGAATGTACAATAGAAGTGGAAGAAATTTTAAAAAAGAAAAATTTATCTGCAAAAACAATTACTATAAAATATAAGTATGAAGATTTTGAAAATCAAACGAGAAGTAGAACACTTCCTTGCGGGTTAGCTGAGGAAAAGGAAATTTTGAATGCGGTCAAAAGAATATTTGAGCAAATAAATTTTGAGAAAAGAGTGCGTTTATTGGGTGTTTCGGTATCAAATTTAGAAGATTTAGGTATTAGGCAATTATCTTTTGTAGATTTCGAATAG
- a CDS encoding AI-2E family transporter yields the protein MEKINKKALLTGILLIICYHFIVNFGQIQMGFSYVLQVVSPIVIGLILAYLIEPIIKSMISKTKWKRKKVVALVFLIIVLIVVMSIITLLPALATSISNLISDAPAFKNQVIEVITKLSKNYSILNEFDIQSKIMEFLTDSNGKSLELLNAVLKGIVENSAGISKGSMNFFMGLIIAYYFLVQKDDFLKNSGKILSKIMKKEQYKKVTSLLSKSNRVFLSYLGGKVLDSSIIAFIAFIGMWIMKVPYAILFAILLGITNMIPYFGPVIGAIPVVIVTLFYSPMKAFMVAIYILILQQVDGLIIGPKILGDKVGVGPFWIIVSVLVGGNIMGVWGMLIAVPIAAVIIDLVSDYAELEEKIEKKNLAE from the coding sequence ATGGAAAAGATAAATAAAAAAGCGTTGCTTACAGGGATATTGCTAATTATTTGCTATCATTTCATAGTTAATTTTGGACAGATTCAGATGGGCTTTAGCTACGTATTACAAGTTGTATCACCTATAGTAATAGGATTGATACTGGCATATCTTATAGAGCCTATTATAAAATCGATGATATCAAAGACAAAGTGGAAGAGAAAAAAAGTAGTTGCTTTAGTTTTTTTGATAATAGTACTAATTGTAGTGATGTCAATAATTACATTGTTACCAGCACTAGCAACTAGCATAAGTAATTTGATATCAGATGCTCCAGCTTTCAAGAATCAAGTTATTGAAGTTATTACAAAATTAAGTAAAAACTATAGTATTTTAAATGAGTTTGACATACAGTCAAAAATAATGGAATTTTTAACTGATAGTAATGGGAAAAGTTTAGAGCTATTAAATGCAGTACTGAAAGGTATAGTTGAAAATTCAGCAGGGATTTCTAAGGGAAGTATGAACTTTTTTATGGGACTTATAATAGCATATTACTTTTTAGTGCAAAAGGATGATTTTTTGAAAAATAGTGGTAAAATACTTTCAAAAATTATGAAAAAGGAACAATATAAAAAAGTGACCTCGCTTCTTAGCAAATCAAATAGAGTTTTTCTAAGTTATTTAGGTGGTAAAGTTTTAGATTCAAGTATAATAGCATTTATAGCATTTATAGGAATGTGGATTATGAAAGTACCATATGCTATTCTATTTGCGATTCTTCTTGGAATAACAAATATGATACCTTATTTTGGACCTGTTATTGGTGCTATTCCGGTTGTAATTGTAACGCTATTTTATAGTCCGATGAAAGCTTTCATGGTTGCTATATATATATTGATATTACAGCAGGTTGATGGTTTAATAATAGGACCAAAGATATTAGGAGATAAAGTAGGGGTAGGACCATTTTGGATTATAGTTTCTGTTTTAGTTGGAGGAAATATTATGGGTGTATGGGGAATGCTAATTGCGGTTCCTATTGCAGCGGTGATAATAGATTTAGTATCGGATTATGCAGAATTAGAAGAAAAAATAGAAAAGAAGAATCTAGCTGAGTAA
- a CDS encoding class I SAM-dependent methyltransferase, which yields MKKFWEKMWQRMESKELDSIIRLDIECIFIDYFKKYNIKRVCDAGCGFGQYSIILALNGFEISGFDISNSAIELTENILGKMGLTHKEYVEEDICNLSFEENMFEGMIVRSVLNYLKVAEAKRALDEISRTVEMGGLIYISFDGINNQNLSIEHDVLDDGSLKYNEGNRSGMIWRFYTNEEIRILLSDYNIIHFTISKNGVREVVIVNQKKN from the coding sequence ATGAAGAAGTTTTGGGAAAAAATGTGGCAGAGGATGGAAAGCAAAGAGCTAGATTCAATTATTAGATTAGACATCGAGTGCATTTTTATTGATTATTTCAAAAAGTACAACATAAAAAGAGTATGTGATGCAGGGTGTGGATTTGGACAATATAGTATTATTTTAGCATTGAATGGTTTTGAAATATCTGGATTTGATATATCAAATAGTGCAATAGAATTGACAGAAAATATTTTGGGGAAAATGGGTTTAACACATAAAGAATATGTCGAAGAGGATATATGTAATTTGAGTTTTGAAGAAAATATGTTTGAGGGAATGATTGTAAGATCGGTTTTGAATTATCTAAAAGTAGCAGAGGCAAAAAGAGCATTGGATGAAATATCTAGAACTGTTGAAATGGGCGGACTTATCTATATCAGTTTTGATGGAATAAATAATCAGAATTTGTCGATAGAACATGATGTTTTAGATGATGGCAGTTTGAAATACAATGAGGGAAATAGATCTGGTATGATATGGAGATTTTATACCAATGAGGAAATACGTATTTTGCTGAGTGATTATAATATAATTCATTTTACAATTTCTAAAAATGGAGTCCGAGAAGTGGTGATAGTAAATCAAAAGAAAAATTAA
- a CDS encoding FAD-dependent oxidoreductase, with the protein MKIAVIGCTHAGTAAILNAAELYPDAKITVYERNDNISFLSCGIALYVGGVIKDSKGLFYSSPEELAKLGVETKMKHDVVEANLDEKYLEVKNLDNGKVSKEVFDKLIITTGSWPVVPPIENINLENIQLCKNYNHAKAIIEKSKGIDNVVVVGGGYIGVELAEAFEQNGKNVTLIDAQERILSRYLDEMYTDMAEGTFREHGVKLALGELVQRFEGKEGKVTHVVTNKETHEAELVVLCIGFRPNTDLFKGQLNQLPNGAIIIDEYMKTSHPDVVAAGDACSVIYNPTGENRYIPLATNAIRMGTLAAYNLVDNKVRYLGTQGTSGIKIYNLNISSTGLTEDAAKEANVAYETVVVEDHYRPEFMPTHEMARLKMVYEKGSGKIKGAQIVSHADLTQMMNTVSVCIQNEMTMQELAFVDFFFQPHYSKPWNLLNVAGLKTLQG; encoded by the coding sequence ATGAAAATAGCAGTTATAGGTTGTACTCATGCAGGAACGGCAGCTATATTAAATGCGGCAGAGCTTTATCCAGATGCAAAAATTACAGTGTATGAAAGAAATGATAATATATCATTTTTGTCGTGTGGAATAGCACTTTACGTAGGAGGCGTTATAAAAGATTCAAAGGGTTTGTTTTACAGTTCACCAGAAGAACTTGCAAAATTAGGTGTTGAAACAAAGATGAAACACGATGTAGTGGAAGCGAATTTAGATGAAAAATATCTTGAAGTTAAAAATTTAGATAATGGAAAAGTAAGCAAGGAGGTTTTTGATAAATTGATAATAACTACTGGGTCTTGGCCAGTAGTTCCTCCAATTGAAAATATTAATCTAGAAAATATCCAATTGTGCAAAAATTATAATCATGCGAAGGCGATTATAGAGAAATCAAAGGGGATAGATAATGTAGTAGTTGTTGGAGGGGGATATATTGGTGTTGAATTAGCAGAGGCGTTTGAACAAAATGGGAAAAACGTTACGTTGATAGATGCTCAAGAAAGAATATTAAGTAGGTATCTAGATGAAATGTATACTGATATGGCTGAAGGAACATTTAGAGAACATGGTGTGAAACTTGCACTTGGAGAACTTGTGCAGAGGTTTGAAGGCAAAGAGGGAAAAGTTACACATGTAGTTACAAATAAAGAAACTCATGAAGCTGAATTGGTAGTACTTTGCATAGGTTTTAGACCAAATACTGATTTATTCAAGGGTCAATTAAATCAATTGCCAAATGGTGCAATAATAATAGATGAGTACATGAAAACCAGTCATCCAGACGTAGTTGCAGCCGGAGATGCTTGTTCTGTAATATACAATCCTACTGGGGAAAATAGATATATACCTCTTGCGACTAATGCTATAAGGATGGGTACACTAGCAGCATATAATTTGGTTGATAATAAGGTGAGGTATTTAGGCACACAAGGAACTTCGGGAATAAAGATATACAATTTGAATATTTCATCGACAGGACTTACTGAAGATGCGGCTAAAGAAGCTAATGTAGCATATGAAACAGTTGTAGTGGAAGATCACTACAGACCAGAATTTATGCCTACACATGAAATGGCTAGACTTAAAATGGTTTATGAAAAAGGTTCAGGTAAAATAAAGGGAGCGCAGATTGTATCACATGCGGATTTGACTCAAATGATGAATACTGTTTCAGTTTGTATCCAGAATGAAATGACAATGCAAGAACTTGCTTTTGTAGATTTCTTCTTCCAGCCACATTATAGTAAGCCATGGAATTTATTAAATGTAGCAGGTCTTAAGACATTACAAGGATAA